The following are from one region of the Ruegeria sp. THAF33 genome:
- the xylB gene encoding xylulokinase, which produces MSYLGIDLGTSGLRALLLAEDGSVIGSAEQSYSSEHKHPGWSEQNPADWITALEMAVGELRGSHPEFTDLRAVSVAGHMHGATLLDSAGDVIRPCILWNDTRSDIEAQHLDAMPGVREISGNIVFPGFTAPKLLWVKAHEPESFARVAKVLLPTAYLNYYLTDDYVADMSDSAGTSWLDVSGRAWSDKLLTAGQMSETQMPRLVEGCQPAGTLRPDLAANWGVSGSVFVAGGAGDNAAAACGLGALNEADGFLSLGTSGVLLAARDGYYPAPDSALHTFCHAVPDRWYQMGVMLSATDSLNWLGQITGKNPSDLTRNLGDNLRAPGRVQFYPYLSGERTPHNDASIRGSFTGLGKDTDQSDLTCAVLEGVAYGLSDSYDALAQTGAHIDRLIGIGGGTQSRYWVKLIATVLDVPIELPQDGEFGAALGAARLAMIAGSGASPEDILKPPRIGERVLPDSNMTEALNAAKIRFRAAYEHLQEISSRRG; this is translated from the coding sequence ATGAGCTACCTTGGCATAGATCTGGGAACATCCGGGCTTCGCGCCCTGCTTCTGGCAGAAGATGGCAGCGTGATCGGATCGGCCGAGCAGTCTTACTCATCCGAACACAAACACCCCGGTTGGAGCGAACAGAACCCGGCGGATTGGATCACGGCGCTTGAGATGGCGGTTGGCGAATTGCGCGGTAGTCACCCCGAGTTTACCGACCTCCGCGCTGTCAGCGTCGCAGGACATATGCATGGCGCAACTCTGCTGGATTCTGCTGGCGACGTGATCCGGCCTTGCATTCTGTGGAATGACACGCGCTCGGATATTGAGGCACAGCATCTGGATGCCATGCCCGGCGTTCGTGAGATTTCAGGCAACATCGTGTTTCCCGGTTTCACGGCGCCCAAACTGCTCTGGGTCAAGGCTCATGAGCCTGAAAGTTTCGCCCGCGTGGCCAAGGTCCTGCTGCCTACTGCTTATCTGAACTACTACCTGACCGACGACTATGTCGCTGATATGTCGGACAGCGCCGGAACATCCTGGCTGGACGTGTCGGGCCGCGCGTGGTCCGACAAGTTGCTGACCGCCGGACAGATGAGCGAAACACAGATGCCGCGGCTTGTCGAAGGATGCCAGCCGGCCGGCACCCTACGGCCCGATTTAGCGGCAAACTGGGGCGTCAGTGGCAGCGTCTTTGTTGCGGGTGGTGCGGGAGATAACGCGGCAGCTGCCTGTGGCCTAGGGGCTTTGAATGAGGCCGATGGCTTTCTGTCTCTCGGAACCTCAGGCGTTCTTTTGGCTGCGCGGGATGGTTACTACCCTGCTCCTGATTCTGCACTGCACACGTTCTGCCACGCAGTTCCTGATCGCTGGTACCAGATGGGTGTCATGTTGTCGGCAACGGATAGCCTAAACTGGCTGGGTCAGATCACTGGCAAGAATCCATCCGACCTGACGCGCAATCTGGGCGACAATTTGCGTGCGCCCGGTCGCGTGCAGTTCTACCCCTACCTGTCCGGAGAACGCACACCCCATAACGACGCCAGCATTCGAGGCAGCTTTACCGGGCTGGGAAAGGATACCGACCAGAGCGACCTTACCTGTGCGGTGCTCGAAGGTGTCGCCTACGGTTTGAGCGACTCGTATGATGCGCTGGCGCAGACTGGAGCCCACATAGACCGTCTGATCGGCATCGGCGGTGGAACGCAATCGCGGTACTGGGTAAAACTGATCGCAACCGTTCTGGATGTGCCCATAGAGTTGCCGCAGGATGGTGAGTTCGGTGCCGCACTTGGGGCAGCTCGACTTGCAATGATCGCTGGATCCGGAGCGTCGCCAGAGGACATCCTCAAACCTCCCAGAATCGGTGAGCGGGTGCTTCCGGACAGTAATATGACAGAGGCTTTAAACGCGGCAAAAATCCGTTTCCGCGCGGCATACGAACATCTTCAGGAAATATCGTCTAGGCGGGGATAG
- a CDS encoding ABC transporter ATP-binding protein, protein MAGIRIEGLDKYYGETQALFDVSLDIKDGEFVVFVGPSGCGKSTLLRTLAGLEGADSGRIEIDGLDVTHAEPADRELAMVFQSYALYPHMSVRENMDFGMKVNGFATALRQERIAEAARILQLEDYLDRKPSQLSGGQRQRVAIGRAIVKNPKVFLFDEPLSNLDAKLRVQMRVELEGLHKQLAATMIYVTHDQVEAMTMADKIVVLNGGRVEQVGTPMELYHSPRSRFVAEFIGSPAMNVFAPSNTVSGLTIKPEAAFVGCRPEHLELVQQGAGNTDSTVRVKEQLGGESLLYLTLPDNSEIVARVGGDDDTPVGQTVGVRVPENRLHQFSADGRAL, encoded by the coding sequence TTGGCTGGCATCAGAATTGAAGGGCTCGACAAATATTACGGTGAAACACAGGCGCTGTTCGATGTCAGTCTGGACATCAAGGACGGAGAGTTTGTTGTGTTCGTAGGGCCATCGGGTTGTGGCAAATCAACCCTTTTGCGAACACTGGCTGGATTGGAGGGTGCCGACTCGGGGCGTATCGAGATTGACGGGCTGGACGTGACGCATGCTGAACCTGCCGACCGCGAGCTAGCAATGGTGTTCCAGTCCTATGCCCTCTACCCGCATATGAGCGTGCGCGAAAACATGGATTTCGGCATGAAAGTCAACGGATTTGCGACTGCCCTGCGGCAGGAACGGATCGCCGAAGCAGCCCGTATCCTACAGCTGGAAGACTATCTTGATCGCAAGCCCTCACAGCTGTCGGGTGGTCAGCGCCAGCGTGTGGCCATTGGTCGGGCCATCGTTAAAAATCCAAAGGTCTTCCTGTTTGACGAGCCGCTGTCCAATCTGGACGCCAAACTGCGGGTGCAGATGCGGGTCGAGCTGGAAGGCCTGCACAAACAACTCGCCGCAACGATGATCTATGTGACCCATGACCAGGTTGAAGCCATGACAATGGCCGACAAAATCGTTGTTTTGAATGGCGGACGCGTCGAGCAGGTTGGAACTCCGATGGAATTGTATCATTCACCCCGGTCACGCTTTGTTGCCGAGTTCATCGGTTCCCCGGCCATGAATGTGTTTGCGCCCAGTAACACAGTGAGCGGATTGACCATCAAACCGGAGGCGGCTTTCGTCGGCTGCCGCCCCGAACATCTTGAGCTGGTGCAACAAGGCGCGGGCAATACCGACTCCACGGTCAGGGTCAAGGAACAGCTGGGAGGCGAGAGCTTACTGTACCTCACACTCCCTGACAATAGCGAGATCGTCGCGCGCGTCGGCGGTGACGACGATACACCTGTTGGTCAAACCGTAGGTGTTCGAGTCCCCGAAAATCGACTGCATCAATTTAGCGCTGACGGGCGCGCATTGTAA
- a CDS encoding carbohydrate ABC transporter permease: protein MRGQVPRRTIFAFIGPAVIGLAAVGIAPLLYAAWTSAHFYNLTKLKRVEFIGFENYWTVLTDEVFWQAMGRTFFLLGTALPLQIALGLGIALVLHQPGLTLVKTLARLSLVLPMATTYAVVGLLGQVMFNQKFGVVNQLLGGADINWIGDPQNAFAMIVFWDVWQWTPFVALVLLAGLTMVPGEVEEAARLETKSKWIVLRYVQLPFLVPGLVAVLILRTADTLKLFDMVFTLTRGGPGSSTEFISLMIQRVGFRGFDQGLASAQAIILLIITIVLAQIYIRVFYKEV, encoded by the coding sequence ATGCGCGGCCAAGTACCCCGCAGAACAATATTTGCATTCATCGGTCCAGCGGTCATCGGTCTTGCCGCGGTGGGCATCGCGCCATTGCTTTACGCGGCTTGGACTTCAGCGCATTTCTACAACCTTACAAAACTGAAGCGGGTCGAATTTATAGGTTTTGAAAACTATTGGACCGTTCTGACGGATGAAGTGTTCTGGCAGGCGATGGGCCGCACGTTTTTCTTGCTGGGTACGGCCCTGCCGCTGCAAATCGCACTCGGTCTGGGCATTGCGTTGGTGTTGCATCAACCTGGTCTGACACTGGTAAAAACATTGGCGCGCCTAAGCCTCGTTCTACCGATGGCCACGACCTACGCGGTTGTGGGCCTGCTGGGTCAGGTGATGTTCAACCAGAAGTTTGGCGTAGTGAACCAGCTTTTGGGCGGGGCCGACATAAACTGGATCGGCGATCCCCAGAACGCTTTTGCCATGATTGTGTTCTGGGACGTCTGGCAATGGACACCGTTTGTAGCGCTGGTTCTTCTGGCAGGTCTGACCATGGTGCCGGGCGAAGTGGAAGAGGCCGCGCGCCTGGAAACCAAGTCCAAATGGATTGTTCTGCGCTATGTGCAACTGCCCTTTCTGGTGCCGGGTCTGGTTGCGGTGCTGATCCTGCGGACAGCGGACACGTTGAAACTGTTCGATATGGTTTTCACCCTAACGCGTGGCGGACCGGGATCGTCGACCGAGTTCATTTCGCTTATGATCCAACGGGTCGGTTTTCGCGGCTTCGATCAGGGGCTGGCCTCGGCGCAGGCAATCATCCTGCTGATAATCACCATTGTACTGGCGCAAATCTATATCCGCGTCTTCTACAAAGAGGTCTGA
- a CDS encoding NAD(P)-dependent alcohol dehydrogenase translates to MAKALVLEKAGRLALRDIEMAETLGPEDVRVAIDTVGVCGSDVHYYTHGKIGPFVVNAPMVLGHEAAGVITEVGSDVTDMGVGDRVCMEPGIPNTRSKAAKLGAYNVDPSVQFWATPPVHGCLTPSVVHPAAFTYRLPDHISFAEGAMVEPFAIGMQAATKAQLKPGDVALVTGAGPIGIMVALAALAGGCAKVYISDLVEEKLSVAAQYDNIEPVLIGRDDPSAVVRDATEGWGADVVFECAGAATSIQTALDAVAPAGCVVWVGMPVDPVPVDIVLAQSKEIRMETVFRYANMYDRAIALLGSGKVDVKPLITETFDFENSIEAFDRAVEARPTDVKIQIRLDRA, encoded by the coding sequence ATGGCCAAAGCTCTGGTTCTGGAAAAAGCTGGTCGCCTGGCGCTGCGCGACATTGAAATGGCCGAGACATTGGGCCCTGAGGATGTCCGAGTCGCGATAGATACGGTTGGGGTGTGCGGCAGCGATGTTCACTACTACACCCACGGCAAGATTGGGCCCTTTGTCGTGAACGCGCCTATGGTGCTAGGACACGAGGCTGCAGGTGTGATTACCGAGGTCGGGTCAGACGTAACAGACATGGGTGTCGGTGATCGGGTCTGTATGGAGCCCGGCATTCCCAACACCCGGTCCAAGGCCGCAAAGCTTGGTGCCTACAATGTGGACCCATCTGTGCAATTTTGGGCCACGCCTCCGGTGCATGGCTGCCTAACCCCCTCGGTCGTACATCCTGCGGCGTTCACCTATCGCTTGCCCGACCATATCAGCTTTGCCGAAGGGGCAATGGTCGAACCCTTTGCAATTGGCATGCAGGCAGCAACCAAAGCGCAGCTCAAACCGGGTGATGTGGCGCTTGTCACCGGTGCAGGGCCAATTGGCATAATGGTGGCTCTGGCCGCGCTGGCTGGTGGTTGCGCCAAGGTCTATATCTCTGACCTGGTTGAGGAAAAGCTGTCGGTTGCTGCGCAATATGACAATATCGAACCTGTTTTGATCGGACGCGATGACCCCTCAGCCGTTGTGCGCGACGCGACCGAAGGATGGGGCGCGGATGTGGTTTTCGAATGTGCCGGCGCGGCCACCTCAATTCAAACCGCTCTCGATGCCGTAGCCCCTGCGGGCTGTGTAGTCTGGGTAGGCATGCCGGTCGATCCTGTGCCGGTCGACATTGTTCTGGCTCAGTCCAAGGAAATCAGGATGGAGACGGTGTTTCGCTATGCCAATATGTATGACCGGGCCATAGCTTTGCTTGGGTCGGGCAAGGTGGATGTGAAACCTCTGATCACTGAAACATTTGACTTTGAGAACAGCATCGAAGCGTTCGACCGTGCAGTTGAGGCGCGACCAACAGACGTCAAAATCCAGATTCGGTTGGACCGAGCATGA
- a CDS encoding SDR family NAD(P)-dependent oxidoreductase gives MPWETRFSLMGKKALITGASSGIGTSIAQVFADAGADIAAHGRDKDRLAQLGTEVQALGRDFAAITGDLADAEETALVAARALEVFGRVDILVNSAGIALTGPVVDYDLADWQRTLAVNLTAPFILSRAVLPGMMERRQGKIINISSQTGVIALADHAAYATSKGALNSLTKSLMTEAAPYNVQVNAICPTVVLTEMGKELWSAPEKKDPFIERTPLGRFGEPVEIADMALYLAAPASDLVNGAIMMIEGGYSSI, from the coding sequence ATGCCCTGGGAAACCCGTTTCAGTTTGATGGGAAAGAAAGCGCTGATCACCGGTGCGTCTTCAGGGATTGGAACCTCAATTGCACAGGTTTTTGCGGATGCAGGAGCGGACATCGCGGCGCATGGCCGCGACAAGGACCGGCTTGCGCAATTGGGAACTGAGGTTCAAGCATTGGGGCGAGATTTTGCAGCAATAACCGGAGACTTGGCTGATGCCGAAGAAACGGCCTTGGTCGCAGCCAGGGCATTGGAGGTTTTTGGGCGGGTCGATATTCTCGTAAACTCTGCCGGAATTGCCCTGACCGGGCCGGTTGTTGACTATGATCTGGCGGATTGGCAGCGCACTTTGGCGGTAAATCTAACAGCGCCCTTTATCCTATCCCGCGCGGTACTGCCTGGCATGATGGAACGGCGACAGGGTAAGATCATCAATATTTCATCGCAGACGGGCGTTATTGCCTTAGCCGATCACGCGGCCTACGCCACCTCCAAGGGGGCGCTCAATTCTCTGACGAAATCGCTCATGACCGAAGCGGCGCCGTACAACGTTCAGGTCAACGCGATCTGCCCAACCGTCGTGCTAACCGAAATGGGGAAAGAGCTGTGGTCGGCGCCGGAAAAGAAAGATCCGTTTATCGAGCGAACGCCTTTGGGCCGCTTTGGCGAACCTGTCGAGATCGCAGATATGGCCCTATATCTGGCTGCCCCCGCATCCGATCTGGTGAACGGTGCGATCATGATGATCGAAGGGGGGTATTCAAGCATATGA
- a CDS encoding type IV toxin-antitoxin system AbiEi family antitoxin domain-containing protein, which produces MNAGRSQNLKKVLDSVPAGYLVDANWLTAHGIAYETFRDYVKRGWLERVHRGVFRRPVPNPHASNTVDWKACLISMQHIMGYDVHVGGKTALSQQGYDHYLRLGNNAPVWIYGYKIPNWLIKLPLNARIETRNTSLFADQALGLTNDDTKSENSLPWDWQLRMSVPERAVMEAMDELPDHESFHNLDMVFEGLTTLRPKLLSALLLSCKKIKVRRLFFVFADRHNHPWRKRLDADAFNLGTGDRALVKGGRIHPRYRIMVPEEFVTTGAENGA; this is translated from the coding sequence ATGAACGCTGGAAGATCGCAAAATCTGAAGAAAGTTCTCGACTCGGTGCCCGCGGGATATCTCGTCGATGCCAACTGGCTCACCGCCCATGGCATAGCCTACGAAACCTTTCGCGACTATGTAAAACGGGGCTGGCTCGAACGCGTTCACCGCGGCGTTTTCCGCCGACCTGTTCCCAATCCGCACGCATCAAACACCGTTGACTGGAAGGCCTGCCTGATCTCGATGCAACACATCATGGGCTATGACGTTCATGTCGGCGGCAAAACCGCTCTCTCACAACAGGGTTATGACCACTACCTGCGTTTGGGCAACAACGCCCCCGTCTGGATCTATGGCTACAAAATACCCAACTGGCTCATTAAGCTGCCACTCAACGCACGTATCGAAACGCGAAACACATCGCTGTTCGCTGACCAGGCACTTGGCCTTACAAATGACGATACAAAATCGGAAAACTCCCTCCCGTGGGATTGGCAACTGCGCATGTCGGTCCCCGAACGGGCGGTCATGGAAGCGATGGATGAATTGCCAGACCATGAGAGTTTTCACAACCTCGACATGGTGTTCGAGGGCTTGACGACGCTACGACCTAAGTTGCTCTCGGCACTTTTGCTGAGCTGCAAGAAAATAAAGGTCAGGCGCCTCTTCTTCGTTTTTGCGGATCGTCACAATCACCCCTGGCGCAAACGACTTGATGCTGACGCCTTCAACCTCGGGACAGGGGATCGAGCATTGGTCAAAGGTGGCCGGATACATCCGCGATATCGCATCATGGTACCCGAAGAGTTCGTCACGACAGGGGCAGAAAATGGCGCGTAG
- a CDS encoding carbohydrate ABC transporter permease has protein sequence MMTTRSYWSQIALLALIILVCVFPFYWMVTTSLKTQVVALESPPVWLFEPTLANYREALFEDGVLRTLINSLIIAISTTLLALVLGVPAAFALARFEFRGKKDLWFWFITNRMVSPIVLALPFFLIARNLSLLDKHITLILIYLTFNLPIVIWIVTDQFRGIPYDLDEAARLEGASQFTIMRKICLPLAMPGVAVSAIFSFIFSWNELMFGLILTRTEAKTAPAMAVSFMEGYNLPYGKIMATSTLIVIPVLIFALIASKQLVRGLTMGAVK, from the coding sequence ATGATGACGACCCGCTCATACTGGTCTCAGATTGCCTTGCTGGCTTTGATCATTCTGGTCTGTGTCTTCCCGTTTTATTGGATGGTCACGACTTCCTTAAAAACGCAGGTGGTAGCGCTTGAATCGCCCCCCGTGTGGCTATTCGAACCGACACTGGCCAACTATCGTGAGGCCCTGTTCGAAGACGGGGTACTACGGACACTGATCAATTCGCTGATCATTGCAATCTCTACGACGCTGCTGGCGCTAGTTCTGGGCGTTCCTGCCGCCTTTGCGCTGGCCAGGTTCGAGTTTCGCGGAAAAAAAGACCTTTGGTTCTGGTTCATCACCAATCGGATGGTTTCCCCCATTGTTCTGGCTCTTCCATTCTTTCTGATCGCCCGTAACCTGTCGCTGCTGGATAAACACATCACGCTGATCCTGATCTACCTGACCTTCAACTTGCCGATCGTCATCTGGATCGTGACAGATCAATTCAGAGGCATACCCTATGATCTGGACGAGGCCGCACGGTTGGAAGGGGCCTCGCAGTTTACCATCATGCGTAAAATCTGCCTGCCGCTGGCCATGCCTGGTGTAGCCGTATCGGCGATCTTTTCTTTCATCTTTTCGTGGAACGAACTGATGTTCGGTCTGATCCTGACCAGGACCGAAGCCAAAACGGCCCCCGCAATGGCTGTGTCTTTCATGGAAGGCTACAACTTGCCGTACGGTAAGATCATGGCCACATCGACGCTGATCGTGATCCCAGTTCTGATCTTCGCGCTCATCGCCTCCAAGCAATTGGTGCGTGGCCTGACGATGGGAGCCGTGAAATGA
- a CDS encoding ABC transporter substrate-binding protein, which yields MKTLRNLLGTAAVASIIATGAAVADDDWSMKKAAQPYAGTTIDVVFLLRPGYEAIEAMLPEFEAETGIKVNVIKHPYENALGEQVRDFVAGGDLDIALIDLVWIGNFAENDWIIPLADVQAKFPDVVDPDLDIDDFFPLVLNAFGGWNDTLYGLPFDNYSGLMFYNRCMLEEAGFDGPPETWQELKDTYGPALTKDGKYAFALQSKRNETQSADSFARMLWPFGGSFLDDEFKSNLMSDESQAGLKFRQELMEYMPDGIVAYDHAETVNGFSQGDIAMITEWSAFYSSVVSPETSKVADCVEIAPEPTGPAGRKPALGGFSLAVASQADEAEQAAAYLFIQWATSKANAREYLERGGVPARQSVYQEDGLEDFKFVPALVESWQDGVPEFRPRFAEWPEITEIVQEWGTKMMLGEVSTEEGAQEIGTRMEAVLDAAGYYSGDKPLAQ from the coding sequence ATGAAAACTCTTAGAAACTTGCTGGGTACCGCAGCCGTCGCCAGCATCATCGCGACCGGTGCGGCCGTTGCAGATGATGACTGGAGCATGAAAAAGGCTGCCCAACCCTATGCTGGCACAACCATTGACGTCGTGTTCCTGCTGCGCCCGGGCTATGAGGCGATCGAAGCCATGCTGCCCGAGTTCGAAGCGGAAACGGGAATTAAGGTAAACGTCATCAAGCATCCCTATGAGAACGCTCTGGGTGAACAGGTGCGGGATTTTGTGGCTGGCGGTGATCTGGATATCGCACTGATCGACCTAGTCTGGATAGGCAACTTTGCAGAGAACGATTGGATCATTCCGTTAGCGGATGTTCAGGCAAAGTTCCCTGACGTAGTTGATCCAGATCTGGACATCGATGACTTTTTTCCGCTGGTGCTGAACGCCTTTGGCGGATGGAATGACACGCTGTATGGCCTGCCGTTCGACAACTATTCCGGCCTGATGTTCTATAATCGCTGCATGCTGGAAGAAGCCGGGTTCGACGGCCCACCGGAAACTTGGCAAGAGCTGAAGGACACATATGGCCCGGCGCTGACAAAAGACGGAAAATACGCCTTTGCGCTGCAGTCCAAGCGGAATGAAACCCAGTCTGCCGACAGCTTTGCACGGATGCTGTGGCCCTTTGGCGGTTCGTTCCTAGACGATGAATTCAAGTCCAATCTGATGAGTGACGAAAGCCAGGCAGGACTGAAATTCCGTCAGGAACTGATGGAATACATGCCTGACGGTATCGTGGCTTATGACCATGCCGAAACCGTGAATGGGTTCAGTCAAGGCGACATCGCAATGATCACCGAATGGTCGGCATTCTATTCGTCGGTCGTCTCGCCCGAGACATCGAAAGTGGCGGATTGCGTTGAAATCGCACCCGAGCCCACAGGCCCTGCGGGCCGCAAGCCAGCACTTGGCGGGTTCTCTCTGGCAGTAGCTTCGCAAGCAGACGAAGCCGAACAAGCGGCAGCCTATTTGTTCATCCAGTGGGCAACCTCGAAAGCCAATGCGCGGGAATACCTTGAGCGCGGTGGTGTTCCGGCCCGTCAATCTGTCTATCAGGAAGATGGTCTGGAAGACTTCAAGTTTGTGCCCGCACTGGTCGAGAGCTGGCAAGACGGCGTGCCTGAATTCCGCCCCCGTTTCGCGGAATGGCCCGAGATCACCGAGATCGTTCAGGAATGGGGCACAAAAATGATGCTGGGTGAGGTCTCGACCGAGGAAGGTGCGCAAGAAATCGGCACCCGGATGGAGGCTGTGCTGGACGCGGCCGGGTACTATTCTGGCGACAAGCCACTGGCTCAGTAA
- a CDS encoding sugar-binding transcriptional regulator gives MSRYIKLDQIDPEEQLLVRLCWACEVEGMTQADAAERFGTTRLRVNKALSEARRRGILRVSVDSVFAAAAQFEWELERQFKLTRAVVVPSPEDRVSVTPLVAAGLGAHLGEVLSDPNLTHFGMSWGNTLNLATRHMQPLDRPDLEIVSIMGGVSRGSDVNGYEITTRLADLCNAEHSFFTAPLYAGSPESQALFMDQDVIRDMLEKIRSCGAIALATGDLESSLLVRDALPNGVDPADLIAKGGVGDITGHILNADGELIDHPLNQCVIGLSLDEMAEIDNVILAAGGLHKTPIIAAALKRGFVDTLVTDENTAAALLETNGT, from the coding sequence ATGTCACGCTATATCAAACTTGACCAGATCGACCCGGAAGAACAGCTATTGGTGCGGCTGTGCTGGGCCTGCGAGGTCGAGGGCATGACACAGGCCGACGCGGCCGAGCGGTTTGGAACAACGCGGCTGCGTGTCAACAAAGCGCTCAGCGAGGCGCGGCGGCGAGGCATTTTGCGTGTCAGTGTGGATTCCGTTTTTGCGGCAGCGGCGCAATTTGAATGGGAGCTTGAGCGGCAGTTTAAACTGACCCGCGCAGTTGTGGTGCCTTCGCCCGAGGACCGTGTGTCAGTCACCCCGCTGGTTGCTGCGGGTCTAGGTGCGCATTTGGGCGAAGTCTTGAGCGACCCGAACCTGACTCATTTTGGCATGTCCTGGGGCAACACTTTGAACCTCGCGACGCGCCACATGCAGCCGCTCGACCGTCCTGATCTTGAGATCGTGTCGATCATGGGCGGCGTCTCGCGCGGATCGGACGTGAACGGGTACGAGATCACGACGCGGCTGGCTGATTTATGCAACGCCGAACACAGCTTTTTCACCGCGCCGCTTTATGCGGGTAGCCCGGAGAGTCAGGCTCTGTTCATGGATCAGGACGTGATCCGGGATATGCTGGAAAAGATTCGATCTTGCGGTGCAATTGCGCTGGCTACGGGGGATCTGGAGAGTTCGCTGCTGGTGCGTGATGCCTTGCCAAACGGGGTCGATCCGGCCGATCTGATCGCCAAAGGCGGAGTAGGCGATATCACCGGGCACATCTTGAATGCGGATGGTGAGCTGATTGATCATCCGTTGAACCAATGTGTCATTGGCCTGTCGCTGGATGAGATGGCCGAAATAGACAATGTCATTCTGGCCGCTGGTGGCCTTCATAAAACGCCGATCATTGCTGCGGCCCTGAAGCGCGGTTTTGTCGACACGCTTGTTACGGATGAGAATACGGCAGCCGCTTTGCTTGAAACCAACGGAACATAA
- a CDS encoding HAD family phosphatase, giving the protein MAGDNAKGSKPDAQPPLSLEAFDLIIFDFDGVIADSEIISLSTLKETLTEYGIDLQAQEVRSLFLGKSLSTIEAFVAEHSTTSARGFAHTWQAKLFRRFKRELSPIAEVKDFLGVLTTLNLPYCIASSGTFERISVALTAMQMTALFGNVFSAEQVEHGKPAPDLFLYAAAQVGVPPRNCLVIEDSPYGVRAAKAANMYCAGFVGGAHLRGIEDQHGEFLSQQGADLIISSYEALAPAIFRQRAKQ; this is encoded by the coding sequence ATGGCAGGCGACAACGCCAAGGGTTCCAAGCCGGATGCGCAGCCTCCTTTATCGCTTGAGGCGTTCGATCTGATTATTTTTGATTTTGATGGAGTTATTGCCGATAGCGAGATCATCTCGCTGTCCACATTGAAAGAAACTCTGACAGAGTATGGTATCGACCTGCAGGCACAAGAGGTCCGAAGCCTATTTCTGGGCAAATCTCTCTCGACAATTGAAGCTTTTGTTGCTGAGCACAGCACAACCTCTGCCAGAGGCTTTGCGCATACATGGCAGGCCAAGTTGTTCCGACGTTTCAAGCGGGAACTCTCACCTATTGCTGAAGTCAAAGATTTTTTGGGGGTGTTGACGACGTTGAACCTTCCGTATTGCATCGCCTCCAGCGGGACGTTCGAACGGATCAGTGTTGCCCTGACGGCGATGCAGATGACCGCGTTGTTTGGTAACGTCTTCAGCGCCGAGCAAGTTGAGCACGGCAAACCAGCACCAGACTTGTTTCTATACGCCGCTGCTCAGGTCGGCGTTCCCCCCAGAAACTGCCTTGTGATCGAAGACTCACCTTATGGCGTGCGCGCTGCCAAGGCGGCTAACATGTATTGTGCCGGATTTGTGGGTGGGGCGCATCTACGTGGTATTGAAGACCAGCATGGCGAGTTTCTAAGTCAGCAAGGGGCTGATCTGATCATATCATCATATGAAGCACTCGCGCCTGCGATTTTCAGGCAGCGGGCAAAACAGTAA
- a CDS encoding SIS domain-containing protein, translated as MTDFLDNLAEQVLSELRPGLSGHVLKQIAPLSEALANSRQILCYGVGREGLMMKALAMRLFHLGCDAHVVGDMTAPPVGASDILLVSAGPGHFSTVAALVGVAREAGAKVVCITAKPEGAVPQVVDLTVHLPAQTMAADEGPDATSVLPMGSLYEVLMFLFFELLVLDLRDRMAVTPEDMRANHTNLE; from the coding sequence ATGACCGACTTTTTGGACAATTTGGCCGAACAGGTCCTGTCTGAACTACGACCGGGCTTGTCCGGTCACGTTTTGAAACAGATCGCGCCTTTATCTGAGGCTCTTGCCAATTCACGGCAGATCCTTTGCTACGGTGTCGGTCGCGAGGGCCTGATGATGAAGGCACTTGCGATGCGGCTGTTTCACTTGGGGTGTGACGCCCATGTGGTCGGCGACATGACGGCGCCACCGGTCGGGGCATCGGACATCCTGCTTGTCAGCGCAGGACCGGGGCATTTTTCAACTGTAGCCGCGTTGGTGGGCGTTGCGCGGGAGGCCGGTGCCAAAGTTGTCTGCATCACTGCAAAACCCGAGGGTGCCGTGCCACAGGTCGTGGATCTGACCGTTCACCTTCCCGCGCAAACCATGGCCGCAGACGAAGGTCCTGATGCCACGTCTGTGCTGCCGATGGGGTCGCTCTATGAGGTGCTCATGTTCCTGTTCTTCGAGCTTCTTGTGCTGGACTTGCGCGACAGGATGGCCGTCACGCCCGAGGATATGCGCGCCAATCACACCAATTTGGAATAG